GCAGTTCGCGTAGCCGCCCCCTCGTTTTTTCAGCGTTTCCGCGTTTTAGCTCTTTAGCGTTTTCCCCACTATGTCTCGCACCGCTGCCATCCTCCTCGCTGCCGGCTCCGGCAAACGCATGGCCGACTCCGTCACCGACAAAGTCCTGGCCCCCTTGGCCAACATCCCGGTGTTTTCCCATAGCGCCGCCACCTTTGCCGCCAGCGGCGTCGCCGATCTCTACGTCGTCGTCTATCGGGACCAGCGACAGATGCTCGAGCTCACCGCCCTCGCGCCCACGCCCACCCTCTTCGTCCCCGGCGGCAGCGAACGCCAATACTCCGTCGCCAACGCCCTCGACGCGCTGCCGGCCGACATCGAGCAGGTGTTCATTCACGACTGCGCCCGCCCCTTTGTCCGCGTCGAACACCTCATCGCCCTGCACAAAATTGTGCGCAAGGAAGAGGCCGTCGTGCTCGCCCACCGTGTAACCGACACCATCAAACTTCATCGCGACACCGGTCACCTCAAGACCCTCGATCGAAACGAACTTTGGGCGATGGAGACCCCGCAAGTCTTCGCCCGGGAGCTCATCGTCAAAGCCTACAACCGCGCCGCCAACCGCGGCGTAAAGCTCACCGATGACGCCGCCGCCGTGGAACTCCTCCGTCACCCCGTCGCGCTCTTGGAGAACACCCACCCCAACCCCAAGCTCACCACCCCCGCCGACCTCCCCTGGTTCGAATACCTGCACCAGTCCCAGCAATCGACTGAGTAAGTGGGCCCCTTGCGACCGCCGCCCCCCGTGGGGCTTACCCAACGTGGCCGAGGCTTCCAGCCTCGGCGCCCCCACCGCAACGGACTCGACAAGCCAAGCCCCAACACGCGCCCCCTGTAGCGGGCTGGCTCGCCTGCCCCAACCCAGTCCCCAGCTACGAGCCCCCCCAGCACCCAGCAACAACCAGCCCACCAGCGCTCCGTTTCTCTTTGCGCCTTCTGCGCCTTTTTGCGGCTATCCCCCCGATGATCCCCTTCCGCATCGGACACGGCTACGACATCCACCGCATCGTTGACGGTCGCCCCATGGTTTTGGGCGGAGTCACCTTCGACGTCGCTTACGGACTCGACGGCCACTCCGACGCCGATGCCCTCACCCACGCCATCTGCGACGCCTTGCTCGGCGCCGCTGGCCTGCCCGACATCGGACACTTTTTCCCCAACGACGACCCGGCCTACAAAGGCATCGACTCACAAAAGCTGCTCACCCGGGTCGCGTCCGAGCTCCGTCAGCGCGGCTGGGAAATCGGCAACATCGACGCCTCCCTCATTGCGGAAAAACCCAAGATCGCCCCGGTCCTGGCTGAGATGAAACAAAACCTCGCGACCTCCGCGGGCATCTCGATTGAGCAACTCGGTCTCAAAGCGACCACCAACGAAGGCGCCGGCAGCCTCGGCCGCGCCGAAGCCATCGCCGCCCACGCAGTCGCCCTCATCCACCGCCCCGAAGCGCCAGCGCGGTAGGCGATAGGTGTTAGGTGCTAGGTGATCAGCTGTCAGCGGTCAGGCATCAGCTTTTCGACAGCGCAACGCGCCGCCCTACGCCCCCCACCGCAACACGCGGGCGACACGCCCGCGGCTACATCCCGCATAGATTTATCAGCAGCGGGCGCCTGTCCCGCGACTGCGGTGATCTCAGCCGCTCCCCTCTCGCTCCTGCCCGCCGTAGCCTCAGCGTAGGCGGATACCTCTCAGCCCTTCCCGTCTCTGTGTCTTCCCTGTCCGCCGAAGCCTTGGCGTAGGTGGATGCGTTCTTCGCGTCCTTTGCCGTCTTTGCGTTAAACTTCGCTGCCTCTCGGTCCCAGCGATAGGCGATCAGCTGTCAGCCATCAGCCTTTCGACGGCGCAACGCGCCGTTGGGGTCGCGGGTCCTCCCGCAGACTCGACCTTCAGACCTTAAGACATTCAGACCTTAAGACCGCGGCGCAACGCGCCGCTCCATTTCCCTTTGCGCCTCCTCTACCTTTTTGCGGCTATCCCATCTGTGTTCATCTGT
This portion of the Actomonas aquatica genome encodes:
- the ispD gene encoding 2-C-methyl-D-erythritol 4-phosphate cytidylyltransferase, with the translated sequence MSRTAAILLAAGSGKRMADSVTDKVLAPLANIPVFSHSAATFAASGVADLYVVVYRDQRQMLELTALAPTPTLFVPGGSERQYSVANALDALPADIEQVFIHDCARPFVRVEHLIALHKIVRKEEAVVLAHRVTDTIKLHRDTGHLKTLDRNELWAMETPQVFARELIVKAYNRAANRGVKLTDDAAAVELLRHPVALLENTHPNPKLTTPADLPWFEYLHQSQQSTE
- the ispF gene encoding 2-C-methyl-D-erythritol 2,4-cyclodiphosphate synthase, with the protein product MIPFRIGHGYDIHRIVDGRPMVLGGVTFDVAYGLDGHSDADALTHAICDALLGAAGLPDIGHFFPNDDPAYKGIDSQKLLTRVASELRQRGWEIGNIDASLIAEKPKIAPVLAEMKQNLATSAGISIEQLGLKATTNEGAGSLGRAEAIAAHAVALIHRPEAPAR